One window from the genome of Eucalyptus grandis isolate ANBG69807.140 chromosome 7, ASM1654582v1, whole genome shotgun sequence encodes:
- the LOC120296001 gene encoding putative pentatricopeptide repeat-containing protein At3g08820: MFYGIPKSPANLVPKSRRSLHSAAAAETRLVRASDLSALLQGRVLRPHLLQIHARVFRLNAQQDNLVATRLIGQYPSRVAFRVFEQLKSPNVFPFNAIIRVFAEEGLFPEAWFLLKACFRCASVSQVGQIHTHVLKAGFCEDPVVCNGLLSVYAKSVKDVVSARKLFDESPQRNSVSWSSLISGYAQSGRAEDALRLFVDIVQENLRLEDEILVSVLSACSTIQVAHLERWVSILSKFVEDVNLDDIKRDSINIVLIHLYGKLARIDKCREKFNEITNHGVRRLLPWNLMITAFVQNGCPMEALHIFHQMIEDSNRKPNEVTMVSVLSASAQVGDLDLGKWVHNYLRSEGSKGILQSNKVLATAFIDMYCKCGRLEGAKEVFDQMICKDIVSFNAMIMGLAMNGEGEEALRLFSSIQDLGLHPDSSTFLAALCACSHSGLLEEGQRIFSEMQMRISVSPSLEHYACYIDLLSRVGRIEEALEVVASMPFEPNNFVWGALLGGCLLHARGELAQHVSKSLCRLTL, encoded by the exons ATGTTTTATGGGATTCCGAAGTCTCCAGCCAACCTCGTACCTAAAAGCCGCCGCTCACTTCActctgcagcagcagcagaaacACGACTCGTGCGTGCTTCCGATCTTTCCGCTCTCTTGCAAGGCCGCGTTCTCCGCCCTCATCTCCTTCAAATCCACGCCCGAGTCTTCAGGCTCAACGCCCAGCAGGACAATCTGGTGGCGACCCGTCTCATCGGCCAGTACCCATCTCGCGTCGCGTTCAGAGTTTTCGAACAACTGAAGAGCCCCAACGTCTTCCCCTTCAACGCCATCATAAGGGTCTTCGCCGAGGAGGGCCTGTTCCCAGAGGCTTG GTTCCTCCTCAAGGCGTGCTTTCGATGCGCGAGCGTCAGTCAAGTGGGTCAGATCCACACCCACGTGCTCAAAGCTGGGTTTTGTGAGGATCCTGTCGTGTGTAACGGCCTTCTCTCTGTTTATGCCAAGTCCGTTAAGGATGTCGTTTCCGCCCGTAAGCTGTTTGATGAAAGTCCCCAGAGGAATTCGGTCTCTTGGAGTTCTTTGATTTCTGGTTATGCTCAGTCAGGCCGGGCTGAAGACGCGTTGCGGCTTTTTGTTGACATTGTCCAGGAGAATTTGAGGCTTGAAGATGAAATCCTTGTGAGCGTCTTATCGGCTTGTTCTACTATTCAGGTCGCCCATTTAGAAAGATGGGTTAGTATTCTGTCGAAATTTGTTGAAGATGTGAATCTTGATGATATTAAACGTGATTCAATCAATATTGTTCTTATACATTTGTATGGAAAATTGGCGAGAATAGATAAGTGTagggaaaaattcaatgaaataaCTAATCATGGAGTTAGAAGATTGCTTCCTTGGAATCTCATGATAACTGCATTTGTGCAAAATGGTTGCCCTATGGAGGCCCTGCATATTTTCCACCAAATGATAGAGGATAGCAACCGAAAGCCTAATGAAGTTACGATGGTTAGTGTCCTTTCTGCCAGTGCTCAGGTTGGTGATTTGGATCTTGGCAAATGGGTTCACAATTATTTGAGGTCAGAAGGCAGCAAAGGCATTCTTCAATCAAACAAAGTTCTGGCAACTGCATTTATAGACATGTATTGTAAGTGCGGGAGGCTGGAGGGGGCTAAAGAAGTTTTTGATCAGATGATATGCAAAGATATTGTCTCGTTCAATGCTATGATCATGGGCCTTGCGATGAATGGTGAAGGAGAAGAGGCATTGCGGCTATTTTCCAGCATCCAAGATTTAGGTCTGCATCCTGATTCTAGCACATTTCTTGCAGCTTTATGTGCATGCAGCCACTCAGGTTTGTTGGAGGAGGGACAGAGGATCTTTTCAGAGATGCAGATGAGAATTTCAGTCTCTCCCAGTTTGGAACACTATGCCTGTTATATTGATCTCCTTTCACGTGTGGGTCGTATTGAAGAAGCCTTAGAAGTTGTTGCCTCTATGCCTTTTGAACCTAATAACTTTGTATGGGGTGCTTTGCTTGGGGGTTGCCTGCTCCATGCTAGGGGAGAACTAGCTCAGCATGTATCGAAAAGCTTGTGCAGGTTGACCCTG
- the LOC120296002 gene encoding 60 kDa chaperonin 1-like, producing MLGIGGKLVGIVGRLGSGGKVVLGNVGWVAGSVGSVGWGRVVGMAGMGGMATLGNVGMVGMGGMVTLGNVGMAGNGGSDPGFGKVGMVGRVGMDGMVACSR from the coding sequence ATGCTTGGCATTGGTGGCAAGCTGGTCGGCATAGTTGGCAGGCTTGGAAGCGGCGGCAAAGTAGTCTTGGGCAACGTTGGTTGGGTGGCAGGAAGCGTCGGCAGTGTGGGCTGGGGCAGGGTCGTCGGGATGGCGGGCATGGGTGGCATGGCGACCTTAGGCAATGTTGGCATGGTGGGCATGGGTGGCATGGTGACCTTAGGCAATGTGGGCATGGCGGGCAATGGAGGTAGCGACCCTGGTTTCGGTAAAGTTGGTATGGTGGGAAGAGTCGGTATGGATGGCATGGTTGCTTGTAGCAGATGA